A region of Corynebacterium glucuronolyticum DSM 44120 DNA encodes the following proteins:
- the folP gene encoding dihydropteroate synthase yields the protein MDLFNADRCLVMGVLNVTDDSFSDGGKWNTFDRAIAHAHDLVDQGADIIDVGGESTRPGATRVTEEQELARVVPVIEALSKEGIATSVDTMRAAVARASASAGVTILNDVSGGMADPNMFATMADTGLPVILQHWDVTNFGDAAGDTLAGKDVVAEVLRLLGELVHRAQDAGVKKDNIIIDPGLGFGKSRLADWQLLNALPKLVETGYPVLIGQSRKRFLGDMRAEYARDENTAVDRDDATHAVSALSAYHGAWAVRVHSVRGSRDAVEVAARWRNPRG from the coding sequence ATGGATCTTTTCAACGCCGACCGCTGTCTCGTCATGGGCGTTTTGAACGTCACCGACGACTCGTTTTCCGACGGCGGCAAATGGAACACCTTCGACCGCGCCATCGCCCACGCCCACGACCTCGTGGACCAGGGCGCCGACATCATCGACGTCGGCGGTGAATCCACCCGCCCCGGCGCCACCCGCGTGACCGAGGAACAAGAACTCGCCCGCGTCGTGCCGGTCATCGAGGCGCTGTCCAAGGAAGGCATCGCGACCTCGGTGGACACGATGCGTGCCGCCGTTGCTCGCGCCAGCGCTTCGGCCGGCGTGACCATTTTGAACGATGTCTCCGGTGGCATGGCCGATCCCAATATGTTCGCCACCATGGCCGACACGGGCCTGCCCGTGATCCTGCAGCACTGGGACGTGACCAACTTCGGCGACGCCGCAGGCGACACGCTTGCCGGCAAGGACGTAGTGGCCGAGGTCCTCCGCCTCCTCGGTGAACTTGTTCACCGCGCCCAAGACGCGGGCGTGAAGAAGGACAACATCATCATCGACCCGGGCCTGGGCTTTGGTAAGTCCCGGCTTGCGGATTGGCAGCTCCTCAACGCGCTGCCGAAGCTCGTGGAGACCGGCTACCCGGTGCTCATCGGCCAGTCCCGCAAGCGCTTCCTCGGCGACATGCGCGCCGAGTACGCTCGCGACGAGAACACCGCCGTCGACCGCGACGACGCCACCCACGCCGTCTCCGCGCTATCCGCCTACCACGGTGCCTGGGCCGTCCGCGTGCACAGCGTCCGCGGTTCCCGCGACGCCGTCGAGGTGGCAGCCCGCTGGAGGAACCCGCGTGGCTGA
- the folE gene encoding GTP cyclohydrolase I FolE → MADFDFERAQAAVRELLIAIGEDPDRPGLKETPRRVAKAFEENTGGLHINPADHLEKTFPENHTELVIVRDIPIYSMCEHHLLPFYGVAHIGYIPGGHGSVTGLSKLARLADGYARRPQVQERLTSQIADALVDRLDTQAVAVVLECEHMCMTMRGIRKPGSKTTTSAMRGGFKTSAASRAEFLTLIRG, encoded by the coding sequence TGGCAGATTTCGATTTTGAGCGCGCACAGGCAGCCGTCCGGGAGCTCCTCATCGCCATCGGCGAGGACCCCGACCGCCCCGGACTGAAAGAAACGCCCCGGCGGGTGGCCAAAGCCTTCGAGGAAAACACCGGCGGACTGCACATCAACCCCGCCGACCACCTGGAAAAGACGTTCCCGGAAAACCACACCGAGCTCGTCATCGTGCGCGACATCCCCATCTACTCCATGTGCGAGCACCACCTCCTGCCGTTCTACGGCGTCGCCCACATCGGGTACATTCCCGGTGGTCACGGTTCCGTCACAGGGTTGTCAAAGCTCGCCAGGCTTGCCGACGGCTATGCTCGCCGTCCCCAGGTACAGGAACGGTTGACCTCCCAGATCGCCGACGCACTCGTCGACCGCCTGGATACGCAGGCCGTCGCCGTCGTCCTCGAATGCGAGCACATGTGCATGACCATGCGCGGCATCCGCAAGCCCGGCTCCAAGACCACAACATCCGCGATGCGCGGAGGATTTAAGACCTCAGCGGCCTCCCGCGCGGAATTCCTCACGCTGATTAGGGGTTAA